The DNA sequence TGTGAGAGCTTGGACAATTCCACTGCTATCTTAAAGTCCATCCTGGCCAGACGGTTCTCACTATCCTGAACGGTTCCCGTAAGCACAGAAGCCAGTGACTGCAAAAAATAATTTTCTGCTTTTCCTGCAAGAAGATACCCCATATAGAATTTAAGTGCTTCTGCTACAAATTCGTTTCTGGAACGCACATTGGCAGTCTCCAACAACCCGTCTGCCTGTTCTAATATAGCTTTTTCAATATAAATCCCAACACGGACTTTCGCATTTTCGCTCCCCATCGTTCCCTCCTTACCAGGTATTCACAAAATCTCTCTCATTTCCTCCAAAATCCTGCCACTTTCAAAAATCCAGCACCATTCTTTCGACCGCCTTTTCCAAAAGTATTCAAACCAGATTTCCCGAACGGCTTTGCCGGTCGGTGTTTTCCAGGGGTAGGCTGCCAAAAGCAGCATACCCCCTTTAACCTGCACACGTTTCGACCCTGCCAACCACTCAGGAATCCCATATCCCCCGTGTTCTTGCTGTTTCCATAACCTTCTCTCACATTTGCCCAACACCGCTTAAAATCCTCGTATGGGTACCACGATGCCACCTAGCTGTCCAAAGCCCGACACAGGGGCACACAGGGGGCTACACGGGGATGTCATGGATGACTGGGGATTCCGTTTTCTTTATTCTGGTTATCATACGATTTCTGATTCTTCCAGCTGGGACTCCTCCCGTCTTACAGTCCGATCAGCTCTACGGGTACGTTCTCTGGTGGATATTTCTCTTGCCACCTTGTCATCAATATATTCACGGGTAGCCTGCGGGACATATTTTTCATACAGTTTCTGTACTGTATCATTTAATTCCCCCTGAAGATCGGTGTCCCTTTTTTCCATGTGGAACTTTAACGCATCCAATTTTTCTGTGTTAAAACTGACATTGATCGTAGTATTTCTCATTTCAAATCTCCTTTTTCTTTCAGAAAGCAAATCAGGCGGCTGCTCACACAGCCGCCCGATCTCGTTTCATCAGGTTCTTAAATAATGGATTAGTTCAATGGCATCTGCAAGACCCGCCTTATAATACCTCAAACGCTCCTGTTCCGGTATATCCATTTTAGCCATAAGCTGGTCATCCAACCATTGCCGGTCATCCTCTGAAAGGCTATTGAGAATTCGATCCATGCGGAGGACATGTTCCTTGGTCTCTGTGCAATAAGCGGGAACCTTGTCCTCTTCACTTTTTCTCTTCAGCTCCAGAACTCGTTCTTCGATTACCTGATTTAACTGATCCATAATCTCATCCATCGGTTACTTCCCTCCTTTCAGCCACACACAATACCGAACTTTTTTCTAAAAGTCGATATCACATATCCATAAACTGTCCAGGCAAATCTGCACAAATTTCATTTTTAGCTGCCTCATTCCGGAATAGTTGCCAGCCTTCCAAAAGCATACAGATGGCTGTTCCAGTAAGGAGAAGTAAGGTCCGCATAGCCAATAGGCGAACCACAATGCAGCATCCTAGAGCCTCCAACATAAATCCCCACATGGCTGACCGCCCCTGCAGATGCATAAGTTCCCGTAAAAAACACCAGATCTCCGGGTCTAGCTTCCTCTCTTGACACAATCGCACACTGGTCATAAATCCCCTGAGCTGTTGTTCGGGAAAGGTGATACACCCCGGATCTCGTGTAGACCCAACAGATATATCCACTGCAGTCGAAACTGGTGTCTGGAGAACTACCGCCCCATACATAGGGATAACCAATATAACGGGTTGCCTCTGCCATCAGCGCGGAAAAACTCCCATCTCCCATAGCCTGTCCGGGAGGAAGACCATTTCCACCTGGTACACTCACACCGTATTTTGCCAGCATATAGATGCGCTGTACATTCGTTTTATCTTCCAGAGAAACCTCCTGGTTTAATTCTGCAGCAAGATTTCCGTAGACCATATTCAGGCTTTGGATTGGAATTGCAACTGTATAGGTTTCTCCCTCTTCATCCTCCCTCTCCTCATACTCTACAAAACAATCTGCGAATGCCCGATAGTCCCCCTCATCCATCCGAGGGTACTCCTTACCAAAAAACAGGGCATAAAAAATCGCTTTTACCTGGTAGGGATCTACTTCTTCGGCTTCTGCCATACCATTAATTTCATTTAACACCCCATCCAGTTTTTCAAAACTGTCCTGCATATTTTCGATGTACATCCGATACTCTGCTGGCACCTTTGAGGACAAATACCCTCCATGAAAGGACAGCTGGACAGCAGAAATGTTATGGTCTACAGTCCCAGAAAGCGTGCACATAATCATGGTGGCAATTAAAATAACAGGGGTTACTAATGCTGCAATAACAGAAAAAACCACAGTCCGCCCATTCCGGTCAGATAGGGTAAGCGCTACCAGTTTTGCTGTCACAGCGGCAGCTGAGACGGCCATAAAATCACTCCTTCCACACTTTTTATCGAGATATTCATCTGACGCATCAGGATTTATTTCATTCCATCATAGCCCCCCATATGAAACAGGCTCTGCTGATAGAAGTCTCCCTCTCTTTCCTGTTTCTGTACAAGCTGATAAGCATGTTCGATTGCGTCCTCCAGAAACTGGGTTTCAAACCCTGCCGTTTCGTACCCTTGCCAGATTACATTGGAATAATAGTCAGAGGGAATTCCAAATGAATGCCCTGGTGTCATCACATAAACCATGGCCGGAACAATTTTTCCATCCAGTTCAATCTCCAGCATCTGCTTATCATAGAAATTCGGATACCCTTCATAAAGATCCAGCGATGCCTCGTCTTTCTTCTGAATCTCCCAGACCAGTATCGGCACAGTACTCCCTGCTTTAGGTTCTACGGTTGCCACAGCCCCCCTGCGGCCTCCCCGAAATAACAGTTCGTAATCCTTTAATTCACTCTTTCCTACTACCTTCGCAGTCGGACAACGAAATGCCATCTGCTCCAGATTCAGATTGCTCCCATAGGCAATATAAAGTCTTTGTTTTCCTTTCAATTTGCTTCCTCCTGTCACATTCGCATACAAAAAGCCGGGGATTCCTGTGCTTCCCCAGCTGATTCTAATTCCTCAATTGGATGAATGGTTTCCTGTCTCTGGATCCGTTCTGCCAATTCCTTCTCCCGCTTCTGTCGCATTCTTTCCTTTTGTGCTTCCGCCTGAGCCGGATCCTTCCAGGCAATACAGCCCGGCAGATTTGCCAGCAGATGTTGACGAGCTGTGGCGAATTCTTCCCCATTTAATCCTAGCCGTAAAAGCCAAGTGCGGAATGTATACTTCTCATTGCTGGTCTGAGTTTTTCTTCTGCTGGCGCAGGACTGATTCAGCGCTTGGGCGCCAATCGCCAGACAAAACTGGATATAGGCCTTAATCTTGCCTGCATGAAGCGTCCCATTGAACAGACGAAATTCCACTGTTCCTTTCTGAAAAACAGAATGAAGGTTCAGACAATGATAGCGGCTATCATCATAATGCTGGTCTCTGCGGCTCTCCCCGTTATACCAGATCCGTTCCACTGCCTCCATACTCTTTGGTTTTCTTCTGTTTAATTCTTCCAAAAATCGTGTGTCTACTGGCTGACACCACCGATGCTGTCGATCCACGGACACCCCCAGAGCTTTATAGATCAGATCTTCCTTGGCTGCCATGATATTAGTGATATTACGAAGGGTTCTGGCATCAAACGGTTCCGCATTGATATGCACATGGATACCGCAGCTTCCATTCGTCAGTGCCCCATGCTCTTTCAGCTTCCGGATGATCTCCTGAATCGTCACAATATCCTCATAGCGACAGATGGGACTTACCATCTCCGTCTGATATTCTCTCCCTGCATTGATCTTTCTCCCATTCGATTTTTTCTGCGCTGTTATACTCCCATCACTCATAAACTTCCACTGCCGCCCCTCCGTGTCAATGGCTGCATAGGTATCGTAATAGGTTCCCAGATATTTGACTCTAGTTCCAAAATACTCTGCCGTTACCTCAGCCGCTTTCGCACGGGTAATGCCGGTCATCTCAATCTCAATGCCAAATTTCTGCTCCTTTAACTCCATTCATAGTCTCCCCTTTTAGCGTCCTCCTGCCTTTCCGAACAGTCTGGCTTTGTGTTCCGGGGCATTTACCATTAAGTTATATCGCTCATTTCCACATTTATACAGGCAGACTCCCCGTTGTGGATACCGGATCAGGTTATACTCACTATCCTCCAGCTGCAGGGTATCCGTATAAAACTTGGCATCAATGCTCCCCGCATTGAACAGAAACTGATGCGTCGGGATGGAAAACAGCGGCTTGGTATACTCCCTCACGCCATCCAGATTAAAATCCTCTAGGTTCTGGCTGGCTATGATAACTGCAGAATCTTTTTTTCGCACACGCTTCATAAAATTTCTAACATACTCTACTGCAGTCAGGTTGGAAAGGAACAGATAAAACTCATCCAGACTGGCTGCCGTATTGCCTTGTGTCAAAAGAACATCGCTCATAAACGAAAGCACATTAAAAAGCAATGCATTTTTAAGGCTCCTGCTGGCCTGTAACAGTCCTTTTACCCCAAAGGTAATGAAGCCATCATCGGTGATATTGGTATGTCCATTAAAGAACTTGCTCTCAGCTCCCACACACATAGAATTCAGCCCAAGAAGAATACTCTGAATCATTTCTGCTGTATAAAGCTGTCTTCTGTTTTCGTCAAATCCCTGATATTCTTCCTCAATGAACGCATAAAGATCGGAGAGAACTGGGTAATCCTCCGCAGCCAGGCATTCAAAATCACTTTCGTCTGTAATCCCCCATCTGGTATATAACTTCTGCAGCATGATCTCAATCACATCGATTTCCCTGTCGGAAAAATCCTTGTAGCTTCGGAAAAAGTCCTTTAAGAAACTGATATGCTGGGATAATCTGGACCGGATGCGAAAGGTCTGAGGTGCATCCAGATCCTCCGGGCTTCCCGCTTCGTCCCAGGTTTTCGGTTCCAGAGGGTTGATAATGAACTCCCCACTCATTAAGTCGATAAAACACCCTCCCAGATTATTGGTCAGATCTTCATACTCCATTTCCGGATCCAGAGCGCAGATATGCATTCCGGACTCCCTTAAATTCGTCAGCAGCAATTTAAGCAGATAGCTTTTTCCCTGTCCGCTGTTTCCCAGAATCAGGATATTGGCATTCGTCTTATCATCTGCTCTCCGGTTAAAATCCACCAGTACATTACTCCCAAATTTATCTCTCCCAATATAGAACCCATGAGGATCCGTCTTTCCTGAATAGTTAAAGGGATACAGATTCGCCACACTGCTGGCCGGAAGCACTCTCTCAAACTGATCCTTAAACAGGTTATAACCGCTTGGCATTACACACCGGAACCCCTGTTGTTGACGGAGGATCAGTCGGTCTACATTCAATTTTGACCGGATCAGTTCCGTTAGTACTTCTGTTTGAAGAAGCTTCAAATGCTCCAGATCATGGGCACACAACTCCAGATATACTGCCGTATGGAGGAGGGGTTCTCGGTTACGGTGCATCTGGGCTACGATGGTAGTTACATCCTGTAAATTACTTTCAGCCAAAACAGTCTGCTGTAAATCACTGGTATTGCTCCGATCCATCCGGTTTTTGTTGGCTGCATTACTGATGATCTTCCGCTCCTCAACGGGTGTCACATGACGGGTATAGATCCGCAAGGTTACACCATCTTTCTCCCCTAAATGTGAAAGAATTGCCTGCTCTTCCGTAGCAGTCGGGTACTCCCGCAGTGCCCAGACACAACGATAGGTGTTACCGCAAATAAAATGATCTGTTTCAAATTTAATGACAGACGGGGCAATCATATCCAGAAATTCCTGGATACGCACATTATCTTCCCTGTCATCAACTGCTGTTCTTCCTTTTTTCAAGTCATCTCCTCCTCACTCTAAATCTCTGGTATGATCCACCGCTCCCCGTCAAAGTCTTCAAACTTCTCTGTGGTCACGTTCTGCTCATAGTAAACAGCCAGGATACGTTTGATATCCTCTTTATCTGCCCGTTTAACAGAAAAACTCTGTTCCTTCAGGGATTTTTCAATCCTGGAAAGGTACGGAAAAATATCCGATTCCTTTTCATCTTTTAACCGCAGCATAATCAGAAATTCACGGGCTGTCGCCATCTGCACCTGAATCCGGTCCAGATGGGTCTGATCCTGTTCCAAAAGACGGCGTATGACTGGATTCTCTTCCTGCTCCATCTGACTTTTCAGAAACCGCTTGTTGTCTTCAAAGCTTTCCCTGCTGTTTAGACACAGCATCTCAATCTCTGCCACTCCTTTTAGTACAGTCATAAGAGCATAGATTCTTGCCCCGACACTAGATTCGGACAAAACAGAAATATTCGTTGGTTTTACAATAAAATACACCAGCTCCCCCTGTCCGTAGGTCACCAGACTGTAGTCTGTAATCTCCTTTGCACCAATGAACTGCCGTGTGGAGAGGCGCTTCTCTGCCTCTTTTTTCGCTTTTCGTTTCTCCCTGCTCATTCATACCTCCACTCAAAAAATTGCTGACGCATAAAAAAATACGCACAGGCATACCGGATAAAATCCAGAATGCTGGTATCTTCAAAGCGGATCGTCAGAAATCCATATACCCCTGTCAGAACACAAGGGAACATAAATCCCGCCTGCGTAGCTGCTAAAATGGAGACCAATCCGCAAATACCAAGAATCCCAATGTCCCGAAGCTGCCATAACCAAAGTGTTGCTTTTGATTTCAAATGGTCCGGATAAATATACAACCGATCACCTCCAAATAATAACCGCCGGCATGATGAAGCTCTGCCGGCGGTATGTTCGATCCTTCCTCTTATTCAGTTTCCTCAAGTTCTGCCTTTCCCTCTGTCTCCTGCATCTCTCCAGATACTACATGTTCTTCCTGCGAAAGTACATCTTCAATCAGTCCGATCACAAATTCTTTCTGGCTCTGTCCTGTCTTTTTGAGGTATTTTTTTAACCTCTGAAAAAACTCCTCTGATACCTGAAATGCCAGTGTCCTGGTTCCGTTTGCCATCTCTCTTTCTCCCTTCTCAAAGTGGTCTTTTAGAATCCGTTCCATATACTCGTTCAGCTTGATTCCCCATTCTTCCTGTTCTTCCCGAACTTTCTTATGCAGGGATTCTGGAATCATGGCGCATAAATTTTTCTTACGCTCTTCCATTTGACTCTCCTTTCCTCGTTTTTACAAACCAAGTATATCCATAAAGAGATGAGATAGCTATGACGATACCCAACAAAGATTGCCTGAAAACGGAAGCAGAACTACCAATCTTATGGTTCTTTCTCCTCCTTCATCTTGCGCAAAAAATAAGCGATACCACGGAGAACAAAATCCACACACGGTATCGCTACGCTATTTCCAAGAGCTTTATAACGGGCACTGTCCGAGGCACCAGGGATATCTGTCCAGTGATCCGGAAAACCCTGCAACCGTTCACACTCCAAAGGCGTCAGTCTCCGGATCAGTTTCCGGTTCTCAACAATACATTTATCTTCGCTGACATATTGATTATTAATCCCCTTATGATCTGTATATCCAATGGTTCCTACCGTATTCTGATACGGCTCACACACCAGATCCGTAGCATCCTTATGCTGTCTGGCACTCTGAGTCGCTGTTACCCGATTTTGCAGAAATTCATCACTTCTCTGGCGGCTGAACACTGCATGACGGTCTGCGCTCGTAAGAGTATAGGATATATCCGGCTGGCATCCCAGACCATTTCCTCCATTTTGTACTTCCCGATCAATGATATTTCCGGCAATACAATAACTCTCCGGCATATCTGAAACCAGTGGGACATTGTTTCCTCCTGTTCCATACCGGGCTGACATGGTAGGGGCCACCTCATGCGGACCTGTATATCTGGCATCAATCCCGTGATTCTCAAACAGAATCTGGTAATTGTTCCCGCCGGTTTCTGCCTCCTCTGTAAGGGCTAGATCCGGAGTTTCCTCTGCCCCAGCACTCCCCTGCTGGATGCCCATCACCAAAGGCGGATGACCACTCATCCCTGCCCGCAGGGTTGCTGTTACATCGACCGAAACATCCATACGCTCTCCTCCTTGGTCATTGAGGCACAGACACTCTTCTTTTTCTGCACTTTCAAACTTCCTCATCCCCCCTGCCACAAAGGTCTGCATCTGCAAATTGGTCGTTGCCATCAAAGCTCCGGATATTCCATTAAGGTTGATTGTTTCTTCCCTCTGATCAATATGAACCGCAAAAATATCCACCTGTTTTTCCTCTGCTACTCTACTCCCGCCTGAATCCGCAGAGCTGTTTCCAGCTGCGGCGGTAACTCCTTTCCCCTGATCTTGGCCCTCCGCAGGATCCCCAGGCAGGCGTTCCTGCTCAAATAATATCTTTGGTGCGGTGAGTCCTCCAAAATCTGCGACAAGGAAGATTCTACGGCGGCGCTGGGCGACTCCCCAGTATTGAGCATCCAAGACTCTCCAAGCCAGGCTGAATTGATCTCCCAAAATGGCAGCCCCAGCAGATTCCCAGCGCCCGGTGTCAGGTCGAGGCACATGACAGGTACTGTCCTTGATATGGACAATCTCCTCGATGACCGCCCGGAAATCTTCTCCATTTGCGGAACTGAATGCTCCAGGGACATTTTCCCAAACGAGGTATCGAGGTCGAATAAAGTCATCTGATACCCCTCGTCTTTCATCCTCTGCTCTCATCTCCTTTACTATGCGTACCTGGTCCATAAACAGACCGGAGCGCTCCCCTGCCAATCCTTTCCGTAATCCGGCTACTGACAAATCCTGACAGGGGCTGCCTCCGCAGATTACATCCACAGGCGGCAATTTTGCTCCATCCAGTTTTGTAATGTCCCCTACATGGATCATATCTGGAAACCGGAGTTTGGTTACCCTCATGGGAAACGGTTCTATCTCACTGGCCCATACCGGTACACCTCCACAGTGAACTGCCGCCAAAGGGAATCCTCCAATCCCGTCAAACAGACTCCCCAGTGTCATCATCCGCCCATCTCCATTCCCTTTTGTATCGGTACTTCACATAGTTCCCATCCAATCTCCTGTTCGCTGACCCGTCTAAGCGGAATCTGAAGCTGCCTTGCTGCACGGATTTCCTGCTCCATTCCTGAAGACAGTTCACTTCCACACACCCAGACTTCCTCACACACCTTCAAAATCCGAAGCCCCATATCTGTTCCCAGCTTCCTCTCTTCTGGGACTCCATCATCCAGCATCTGCGGATATAACAGATGGGAGGCAATTGGCGTAACCCCCTGGTTCATGGCATAACGACAGGCTGCCTTTGCAAATGCTACATTCCGCTCAACATCTCCAGAATACGGAGATGCAATATACACCAGTTTGTTGTGTTCCATCCTTCACCGTCCTCTCTACTTAGAAACCACTTGCACAACCGTCCTTGTTAGGTTCATAGCTCCCTGCGCTGCATAGACTGCTCCCATCACATTTGCTTTGGTTCCCGTTTCCAACCCAAACTGCCCCGCAATCCGAGGAATCTCACCTGCCGATAACATAAGTCCCAGACCAAGCAGTGCCTGATCCTTAACGACCATCAGACCTGCGATCAGGACCGTCGCCTGTAAAAATGCGGTCAGGCACAGACCGATTACCTGCTTGCACCAGCCAACAAATCCATCAATATATCCCCTTGGCACACTGAATAAATAAAGGCTCCCTACTGCAATCTGGATCAGCAGGATCCCGCCCCGTTTTAAGTTCGCAAAGAACACTTTGATTACCGCATAACCCATGAGGATCAGGAGAAAAATCATAAAAATCGGGCTGCTGATACTTCCGATTCCACCAAAAACTCCAGATGTGGCAGCTTCTTGCCAGGTAGCAGCATCCTGAAGAGACTGCACAATCCCTGCCGCAACTGTCCCAATATCTTCTCCCAATCCTGTAATACCGGCTGTAAAACTCCCCTGAAGTGAAATACTGAGCTTATAAAGTTCCACTGGAACAGTCGTAAAAAGGCTGGCTGCCAGGAATCCTTTGATTACATTCAGGGCAGTATCGCGTATGCTTCCCCTGCCATTCTGATATTCAATTCCGCATTCAAAGGCTGCCACTACGATTCCCGTCACATAAAGTGCCCATGCCAGATAATAAAAAAGAAGCACAACAGACTGTACCCAGCTCATTTCAAACAGTTCAGCCCCCATGCTTCCCATCTGCATGAAAAAATCCCCCAGAAATCCAACAATCTGACCATACAGCCAGTCAATGATCTGTCCCAGAACCGTGTCTGCAACAAAATCCCAGATAAACAAGTTTTAACCACCTCCCCTTAACACATCTTCTGTCCCATTTGCATAGTTTCCTCCGGTTCCTGAAACACTTGCAGATAGGTTTTTATCGCTTCGCTGAGTACTTTATAATCCTCTTTTCCGGGCTGATATACATACCAGCCGATCTCCTTTCCATAGGACCAGATGTGGGGATTTACCCCGTCGCGAAAATTGGGATTAGTCGTTTTTTTCAGCCCCCACACATCTCCAAATTTCACAACCATGCTGTCGATCATTCCTTCATTCCGATTCAAAAGGGTCACTTTCAATCGGTCATAATGATCCGCAACCATGCCTGTCTGAAAGTTGATTTTGACACGGATCTGATCCGTCAGCCTTCCATAACAACAATTCCCGACAAACCTTGGTTCTGAAAAGTTCGCTCCCGTTCCAAATAATTTTTTAAGTTCTCTCTCAAAAAACGTCATGCTTTCCTCCTCCGACCTATGTGGGTTCTCACGTTCTTCCCCTTCTTTCTTTCCTGCCATTTTTCCTGGTTCCACCTTCTGGCAAACGCTTCCTGTCCATAATGCAACTGTTTCTCCCTCTCTTGTAAGCAGTTCATCCATCCTTCCAATCAGTCTTTCCATATGCGCCTGCCAGTGCTTCCAATCCCGTTCCTGAAACCAACCGCCCCACAAAACTCCCGACTTCTCCTGCTCTTTTGCACATTTACGGCTGTAAAAAAGAGTTTCCGACAGATATTCCCTTACCCACTGAAGGGATTCTTTTGATGCTGTAAAAGAAGACAGGGAGGAAAACTTTTTATCCCCCCTGATTCCATCCAGTGCAGAAAAATCCTTCTCCTGGAATTTTACAATTAGTTCTGCCACTGCCATTGGGCTTGTATGAGACACCCCTTCTGACACTTCCGGAGGGGCATTCCAAGAATCTGCCCTCAACCAGTCAATCATCTGCTGAAGCTTCACATCTCCTTGTTCCGGAAGATGGTTCCGTATAAGACCAATGGCATCCAGCCCAGTATCAGACTCAAACGCAGTAATTCCCCAACATCCCATGACATCCCTCCTAAATTCCGAGAATCTGCCAGATATAAAGCGGTGCAGTTAGGGTAAATACCAGACAGGCAAACAGAATTGCAGGTGCTGCCCATTCAAACTGTCCGTGCTTCCGATAATCAAAGTATGCCGTTCCCAGTTTTCCAAAAAAGAACACGGCAAGGATCAGATCTATAGCGGGAAATACAACATGATCGACAACTGTTTTAATCTGTTGGGATGCCGTCTGCCAAGTTCCCTCAATCGCACCGGCTACATCGCCCGATGCATATACCGGAACGCAGAACAAAACTACCAGTACGAATACCATGCACATAACTGCTGAAATTTTCTTTGTTCTCATTTATTTTTCCTTTCTACTAAGATTGTGTGAGTTTCAGCCCCATTCTTTGCTGTCTTTCAAGAAGAGGAGCCAATTCGATAATATCCGGATGTTCCTGAAACTTTAGATCTCCCCGAAAGCCAACTTTTAAACTGCTAAACCGCTTTGCCTCCTCCTGCAAAGAAGTAGGTGCATCTAGTGGAAGTTCCTGATTCCACCGAACCCATTCCCCATTTTGAAAACGTGGCTGCAATCTCAAAATCACATAGGATTCCGGAACAAATACAGGATAATACCTTAATACTCCTCCAACTCCATAGTAAGGCTTCCCTTCCATCATCACTGTCTTTTGCATTAATTCCAGTGTATCCTCTAAAGATGTACAAAACCAGCACTCCTTATCACCCATCCTTCGTATCCTGCCATCCCGCAGAATATCTTCCAAATGGTCACGGGTTGTGTAATGATACAAAAATCCCTTTGGTTTCTCCGTCTGTTGATATGACATACTTCCTCCTACTCTGGTTTCTGTGGTGCGATATGCCAGTCACTCCACAAGTTCCCATCAATGGTAATAGAATCATTCAGATTCATGGAGAGCATTCCAGCCGGTGTCCAGCAATCCAGCAGCCAAGTATATGGCGTATAACTTCCGTCCGGATACCAAATTGGTGTAAAATGCGTTCTCCTCTCATAGGTACTGTAACCATTTTTCTTAAACTCATGGGTCATATCATAGCCGACATTCATCCGCTCCAAAAGCCTCCAAAACCTCTCATACTGAAATTCCGGAAAATAAGTCACCGCATTCTGCGCAGATGTCACTGCAGAACTCTGATTGGTGCTGACATGAGTTGTTACCTTTTCCTGGAATCCATAACCGGATTTCATCGTCCTTCCCGTAGCAGTAGGGGACTTTTCATCGGTTGTAATTCTCATATCTGCAGTCAGGCTTGCGGAATATCGGTCCAGATCAAACTCCCACCAGCCATGGTCACACCAGTACCCGTCATCATCCTCATCCCCGCTGTGCCATACCCAGTATTCCCTCCACCATGGTCTCCACACACCCCAGGATGCAGAGGTTACTTCTGCATTGGAAGGAACCGAAGGTCTTGTAAACTCGTCATTCCGGTCATCCGCATTGGGATCTGGCGGTGGATTTTCATCCAGATCCACAACCTTGATGTGAAGAGTTCCTTTACTTGTTCCTCCTCCGCCCCGCACACGGACGGTCATCGTCATAGTCTGAGGCTGCTCCGGTGTTGTCCAGCGGATCCAAGCCAGCTGACTGTCGCCAGACGGATAATATACCTCCCCTACCTCATAGCTTCTTCCCCCTACGGAAAATGTTACGGATACCGGATGATCCGGATCACTCTGCCCGCCGCTTACCTCTACTGCCGTAATCACTTCCGTATTCGTCCGATATTCATAATCATAAGTCGTGATTTCCGGTTCTTCTGGAGGCACATCCCGGAACCGTACAATACCAAGACCCAAGGAACTCTTTATTTCACTGTTGGAACGGACTCCCGATGTCGGACCGCCCCAGGCCGGATATCCCAGATCTGGTGTTTCCAAAAACATGGAAAGCGGCAGGTTCTGAAATGCCACTGTTGGAAGGACAGTACGAAGCCCACCACTTAACATCTCATCATAGAGCGCTGCCTCTGTTGCTGTAACCGCAATCAGGGTTCCCTGAAATTTAAGGAAACTGATCGGCTCCAATAAGAGCCTATACTCCCCTCCCACCAGTGTG is a window from the Lachnospiraceae bacterium GAM79 genome containing:
- a CDS encoding DUF6103 family protein; the protein is MRNTTINVSFNTEKLDALKFHMEKRDTDLQGELNDTVQKLYEKYVPQATREYIDDKVAREISTRERTRRADRTVRREESQLEESEIV
- a CDS encoding chemotaxis protein; amino-acid sequence: MDEIMDQLNQVIEERVLELKRKSEEDKVPAYCTETKEHVLRMDRILNSLSEDDRQWLDDQLMAKMDIPEQERLRYYKAGLADAIELIHYLRT
- a CDS encoding C40 family peptidase is translated as MAVSAAAVTAKLVALTLSDRNGRTVVFSVIAALVTPVILIATMIMCTLSGTVDHNISAVQLSFHGGYLSSKVPAEYRMYIENMQDSFEKLDGVLNEINGMAEAEEVDPYQVKAIFYALFFGKEYPRMDEGDYRAFADCFVEYEEREDEEGETYTVAIPIQSLNMVYGNLAAELNQEVSLEDKTNVQRIYMLAKYGVSVPGGNGLPPGQAMGDGSFSALMAEATRYIGYPYVWGGSSPDTSFDCSGYICWVYTRSGVYHLSRTTAQGIYDQCAIVSREEARPGDLVFFTGTYASAGAVSHVGIYVGGSRMLHCGSPIGYADLTSPYWNSHLYAFGRLATIPE
- a CDS encoding gamma-glutamylcyclotransferase, whose amino-acid sequence is MKGKQRLYIAYGSNLNLEQMAFRCPTAKVVGKSELKDYELLFRGGRRGAVATVEPKAGSTVPILVWEIQKKDEASLDLYEGYPNFYDKQMLEIELDGKIVPAMVYVMTPGHSFGIPSDYYSNVIWQGYETAGFETQFLEDAIEHAYQLVQKQEREGDFYQQSLFHMGGYDGMK
- a CDS encoding amidoligase family protein; this encodes MELKEQKFGIEIEMTGITRAKAAEVTAEYFGTRVKYLGTYYDTYAAIDTEGRQWKFMSDGSITAQKKSNGRKINAGREYQTEMVSPICRYEDIVTIQEIIRKLKEHGALTNGSCGIHVHINAEPFDARTLRNITNIMAAKEDLIYKALGVSVDRQHRWCQPVDTRFLEELNRRKPKSMEAVERIWYNGESRRDQHYDDSRYHCLNLHSVFQKGTVEFRLFNGTLHAGKIKAYIQFCLAIGAQALNQSCASRRKTQTSNEKYTFRTWLLRLGLNGEEFATARQHLLANLPGCIAWKDPAQAEAQKERMRQKREKELAERIQRQETIHPIEELESAGEAQESPAFCMRM
- a CDS encoding DUF87 domain-containing protein, whose protein sequence is MIAPSVIKFETDHFICGNTYRCVWALREYPTATEEQAILSHLGEKDGVTLRIYTRHVTPVEERKIISNAANKNRMDRSNTSDLQQTVLAESNLQDVTTIVAQMHRNREPLLHTAVYLELCAHDLEHLKLLQTEVLTELIRSKLNVDRLILRQQQGFRCVMPSGYNLFKDQFERVLPASSVANLYPFNYSGKTDPHGFYIGRDKFGSNVLVDFNRRADDKTNANILILGNSGQGKSYLLKLLLTNLRESGMHICALDPEMEYEDLTNNLGGCFIDLMSGEFIINPLEPKTWDEAGSPEDLDAPQTFRIRSRLSQHISFLKDFFRSYKDFSDREIDVIEIMLQKLYTRWGITDESDFECLAAEDYPVLSDLYAFIEEEYQGFDENRRQLYTAEMIQSILLGLNSMCVGAESKFFNGHTNITDDGFITFGVKGLLQASRSLKNALLFNVLSFMSDVLLTQGNTAASLDEFYLFLSNLTAVEYVRNFMKRVRKKDSAVIIASQNLEDFNLDGVREYTKPLFSIPTHQFLFNAGSIDAKFYTDTLQLEDSEYNLIRYPQRGVCLYKCGNERYNLMVNAPEHKARLFGKAGGR
- a CDS encoding 4-oxalocrotonate tautomerase — translated: MEERKKNLCAMIPESLHKKVREEQEEWGIKLNEYMERILKDHFEKGEREMANGTRTLAFQVSEEFFQRLKKYLKKTGQSQKEFVIGLIEDVLSQEEHVVSGEMQETEGKAELEETE